Proteins encoded within one genomic window of Macrobrachium nipponense isolate FS-2020 chromosome 9, ASM1510439v2, whole genome shotgun sequence:
- the LOC135218388 gene encoding axin interactor, dorsalization-associated protein-like isoform X2 yields the protein MDGIRIDSRRFKLNSRKWYINISLHHPKDSPTSERLNRNITKGAIYDYEQISCDQKKLLGQVLTCLDMRTQQLRIKLEGSRAQICKPGLASTGPLSKDAITSTAETMALNELTKCLEVLDTIRRMVSKTKVPVVLVYRERKHRTQHRHEEKGQSNKVVFPKEKRDFLSLMGLPGSMFSEKGFDFTVRPNTATALRKLQEEEAQNNRDNQTRDTTDVGEIEPDEKNGGTAVQVEDDDTDSPKTTKKNLLTYLPFMKRTSVAPHPELEDAEGRDIEEAADDEEEEEGEEEEAADARSTLSCDTCSSAGSSDTEEELEDVTDTPVAGATYAHKESVLPPPFKEIGSTYITLGLEKVGLKNTGRIVCPFIRVSVRDSQGNILSPESTQESGEWEIINRNYLRAPSQIHLQCSLENIPEDAAIFLELRHYRPQKNIISTLCYTFLDRHHLSNERFVCELYTSPVDYTRKDLKNYSEKAFFLHLEVMLRQASCEVQTLDSPKSTASS from the exons actgaaCCGCAACATTACCAAAGGAGCCATCTACGATTACGAGCAAATTAGCTGCGACCAGAAG AAACTACTGGGCCAAGTGCTGACTTGCCTCGACATGCGAACCCAGCAACTTCGGATCAAGCTGGAAGGTTCTCGGGCTCAGATCTGCAAGCCAGGCCTCGCCTCGACGGGGCCGCTGTCTAAAGACGCCATCACCTCCACGGCCGAGACCATGGCCCTGAACGAACTCACGAAATGCCTGGAAGTCCTCGACACCATCCGCAGGATGGTGTCGAAGACCAAAGTGCCGGTGGTCCTGGTGTACCGGGAGCGGAAGCATCGAACTCAGCACCGCCACGAGGAGAAGGGTCAGAGCAACAAGGTGGTGTTCCCCAAGGAGAAGCGCGACTTCCTCAGCCTCATGGGACTGCCAGGCTCCATGTTCTCCGAAAAGGGCTTCGATTTCACGGTCAGGCCGAACACCGCCACTGCCCTGCGGAAGCTGCAGGAGGAGGAAGCCCAAAACAACCGGGACAACCAAACCAGGGACACCACCGACGTCGGCGAGATCGAGCCGGACGAGAAGAACGGCGGGACGGCCGTCCAGGTCGAGGACGACGACACCGACTCGCCCAAGACTACCAAGAAGAACCTCCTGACCTACCTCCCGTTCATGAAGAGGACCTCCGTCGCCCCGCACCCGGAGTTGGAAGACGCGGAGGGGCGTGACATCGAGgaggcagcggacgacgaagaggaggaggagggggaggaggaggaggccgccGACGCCAGATCGACTCTCAGCTGCGACACCTGCAGCTCCGCCGGCAGTAGCGATACCGAAGAGGAACTCGAAGACGTCACGGACACCCCGGTCGCCGGGGCCACGTACGCCCACAAGGAGTCGGTGCTCCCGCCGCCCTTCAAGGAGATCGGTTCCACCTACATCACTTTGGGCTTGGAGAAGGTGGGCTTGAAGAACACGGGTCGCATCGTCTGTCCATTCATCAGGGTTTCTGTCAGAG ATTCGCAAGGGAACATCCTGTCCCCAGAGTCCACGCAGGAGAGCGGCGAGTGGGAGATCATCAACAGGAACTACCTGAGGGCGCCATCCCAAATTCATCTGCAGTGTTCCTTGGAGAATATACCCGAAG ATGCGGCCATATTCTTGGAGCTGCGGCACTACCGTCCACAAAAAAACATCATCTCTACCCTCTGCTACACATTCCTCGACCGGCATCACCTCTCCAACGAAAGATTCGTCTGCGAACT gtacACCTCACCCGTGGACTACACCAGGAAGGACCTGAAGAATTACTCGGAGAAAGCTTTTTTCCTCCACCTCGAAGTGATGCTGAGGCAGGCCAGCTGCGAAGTCCAGACTCTAGACTCTCCGAAGTCAACCGCTTCCAGCTGA